The following proteins come from a genomic window of Malus domestica chromosome 02, GDT2T_hap1:
- the LOC103418468 gene encoding rust resistance kinase Lr10-like isoform X1 — MEKSGSRSFTLSWWPFILAFLVLCCSSETCNAKDDSTNCTSSCGNIHNISYPFRLKDDPKHCGHILYTLSCENNITVLDLPYSGKYYVLAIDYNNKTIRLLDPGLDNNNCSSMPRNSPSYISEPYTSDDPTTYLPLSTSIFYLRCRNKMNSSLYVDTAPCLNNSATSLIQPKSYSYVKVGPDDMEVGDLEEGCGAEGIALMLLDYSKEYYKASYEYIHSALMYGFELRVYWPDELEPSCGYRSATRRPKCFPRTISGLFRYLWDQFSFYLRKNVNSRNFPRWLPFKSMVRGWGILMGTGLFLIVRLLLGVPVVTVFLVYKWRRRHWSMYSTIEDFLQCNNNFMPIRYSYSEIKKMTRKFNDKLGEDGFGSVFKGKLRSGRFVAIKVLGKPKANGQDFISEIATIGRIHHANVVQLVGYCVDGSKRALVYDFMPNGSLDKYIYSKEGSIPLSIKNMYEISLGVAQGIEYLHQGCDMQILHFDIKPHNILLDENFKAKISDFGLAKLYPVDNSIVSLTAARGTMGYIAPELFYKNIGGVSYKADVYSFGMLLMEMASRRKNWKATVEHSSQIFFPLWVYDQYIVGNDLEMDNVTEEEKKVIRKMVITALWCIQMKPSDRPSMSKVIEMLGGNVECLQMPLRPSLCPQEMPATMGDIQDNKLNPICSNMELTCSLSAR, encoded by the exons ATGGAAAAAAGTGGAAGCAGATCCTTCACCTTGTCTTGGTGGCCTTTTATTTTAGCCTTTCTCGTTCTTTGCTGTTCCAGTGAAACTTGTAACGCTAAGGATGATAGTACAAACTGTACCTCCTCCTGCGGCAATATTCACAACATAAGCTACCCTTTTCGACTAAAAGATGATCCAAAGCACTGCGGCCACATTCTGTATACTCTTTCCTGTGAGAACAACATTACAGTATTAGATCTACCTTATTCTGGTAAATACTACGTACTGGCAATCGACTACAATAACAAAACAATCCGACTTCTAGATCCTGGCCTTGACAACAACAATTGCTCTTCCATGCCTCGAAATTCGCCGTCCTACATAAGCGAGCCATATACTTCGGATGATCCCACCACTTATCTTCCACTTTCAACATCAATATTTTACTTGAGGTGTAGAAACAAAATGAATTCTTCTCTGTACGTGGATACTGCTCCATGCTTGAATAATAGTGCCACTTctttgattcaaccaaaatctTATAGTTATGTCAAGGTTGGCCCAGACGATATGGAAGTAGGGGATTTGGAGGAGGGTTGCGGAGCCGAGGGGATTGCTTTGATGCTCTTGGACTACTCTAAGGAGTACTACAAGGCCTCTTATGAATATATACACAGTGCACTCATGTATGGCTTTGAGCTTCGAGTATATTGGCCAGATGAATTAGAGCCATCCTGCGGCTATAGGTCTGCCACTCGTCGTCCTAAATGTTTTCCACGTACCATCTCAG GTTTATTTCGATACCTGTGGGATCAATTCA GTTTTTATTTGCGTAAAAACGTGAATTCTC GAAACTTTCCTCGATGGTTACCATTCAAATCCATGG TGCGTGGATGGGGTATACTCATGGGCACCG GGTTATTTTTAATAGTAAGACTCCTGCTTGGGGTTCCAGTTGTAACTGTATTTTTAGTATATAAATGGCGCAGAAGACATTGGTCAATGTACAGTACAATAGAAGACTTTCTGCAATGCAATAACAACTTCATGCCTATAAGGTACTCTTACTCAGAAATTAAGAAGATGACTCGCAAGTTTAATGATAAGTTGGGCGAAGACGGCTTTGGCTCCGTATTTAAAGGAAAGTTACGCAGCGGCCGTTTTGTAGCAATTAAAGTTTTGGGCAAGCCCAAAGCAAATGGCCAAGATTTCATTAGCGAAATAGCTACAATTGGAAGGATTCACCACGCTAATGTGGTGCAACTTGTTGGTTATTGTGTCGACGGATCAAAGCGTGCTTTAGTATATGATTTCATGCCCAATGGCTCTCTTGATAAATACATTTATTCCAAAGAAGGAAGTATCCCCTTAAGTATCAAGAACATGTATGAGATTTCTCTTGGAGTGGCTCAAGGGATCGAATATCTACATCAAGGGTGCGACATGCAAATTCTACATTTTGACATCAAGCCTCATAACATTCTTCTTGATGAGAACTTTAAAGCAAAGATTTCTGACTTTGGGCTTGCAAAATTGTATCCCGTAGATAATAGCATTGTCTCTTTGACGGCAGCAAGAGGGACAATGGGATATATTGCTCCTGAGTTGTTTTACAAAAATATTGGAGGCGTCTCGTACAAGGCTGATGTCTATAGTTTTGGAATGTTGTTAATGGAAATGGCAAGCAGAAGGAAGAATTGGAAAGCAACGGTAGAGCATTCCAGCCAAATCTTCTTCCCGTTGTGGGTATATGATCAATATATTGTGGGAAATGACTTGGAGATGGATAATGTTACAGAGGaggaaaagaaagtaataagaaAGATGGTTATAACTGCCTTGTGGTGTATTCAAATGAAACCAAGTGATCGCCCTTCGATGTCCAAAGTCATCGAAATGCTTGGAGGAAATGTTGAATGTCTGCAAATGCCTCTCAGGCCTTCTCTATGCCCACAAGAAATGCCTGCGACTATGGGTGATATTCAAGACAATAAATTGAACCCAATATGTTCTAACATGGAGCTAACATGTTCATTGTCAGCTAGGTGA
- the LOC103418468 gene encoding rust resistance kinase Lr10-like isoform X2, with protein MEKSGSRSFTLSWWPFILAFLVLCCSSETCNAKDDSTNCTSSCGNIHNISYPFRLKDDPKHCGHILYTLSCENNITVLDLPYSGKYYVLAIDYNNKTIRLLDPGLDNNNCSSMPRNSPSYISEPYTSDDPTTYLPLSTSIFYLRCRNKMNSSLYVDTAPCLNNSATSLIQPKSYSYVKVGPDDMEVGDLEEGCGAEGIALMLLDYSKEYYKASYEYIHSALMYGFELRVYWPDELEPSCGYRSATRRPKCFPRTISGFYLRKNVNSRNFPRWLPFKSMVRGWGILMGTGLFLIVRLLLGVPVVTVFLVYKWRRRHWSMYSTIEDFLQCNNNFMPIRYSYSEIKKMTRKFNDKLGEDGFGSVFKGKLRSGRFVAIKVLGKPKANGQDFISEIATIGRIHHANVVQLVGYCVDGSKRALVYDFMPNGSLDKYIYSKEGSIPLSIKNMYEISLGVAQGIEYLHQGCDMQILHFDIKPHNILLDENFKAKISDFGLAKLYPVDNSIVSLTAARGTMGYIAPELFYKNIGGVSYKADVYSFGMLLMEMASRRKNWKATVEHSSQIFFPLWVYDQYIVGNDLEMDNVTEEEKKVIRKMVITALWCIQMKPSDRPSMSKVIEMLGGNVECLQMPLRPSLCPQEMPATMGDIQDNKLNPICSNMELTCSLSAR; from the exons ATGGAAAAAAGTGGAAGCAGATCCTTCACCTTGTCTTGGTGGCCTTTTATTTTAGCCTTTCTCGTTCTTTGCTGTTCCAGTGAAACTTGTAACGCTAAGGATGATAGTACAAACTGTACCTCCTCCTGCGGCAATATTCACAACATAAGCTACCCTTTTCGACTAAAAGATGATCCAAAGCACTGCGGCCACATTCTGTATACTCTTTCCTGTGAGAACAACATTACAGTATTAGATCTACCTTATTCTGGTAAATACTACGTACTGGCAATCGACTACAATAACAAAACAATCCGACTTCTAGATCCTGGCCTTGACAACAACAATTGCTCTTCCATGCCTCGAAATTCGCCGTCCTACATAAGCGAGCCATATACTTCGGATGATCCCACCACTTATCTTCCACTTTCAACATCAATATTTTACTTGAGGTGTAGAAACAAAATGAATTCTTCTCTGTACGTGGATACTGCTCCATGCTTGAATAATAGTGCCACTTctttgattcaaccaaaatctTATAGTTATGTCAAGGTTGGCCCAGACGATATGGAAGTAGGGGATTTGGAGGAGGGTTGCGGAGCCGAGGGGATTGCTTTGATGCTCTTGGACTACTCTAAGGAGTACTACAAGGCCTCTTATGAATATATACACAGTGCACTCATGTATGGCTTTGAGCTTCGAGTATATTGGCCAGATGAATTAGAGCCATCCTGCGGCTATAGGTCTGCCACTCGTCGTCCTAAATGTTTTCCACGTACCATCTCAG GTTTTTATTTGCGTAAAAACGTGAATTCTC GAAACTTTCCTCGATGGTTACCATTCAAATCCATGG TGCGTGGATGGGGTATACTCATGGGCACCG GGTTATTTTTAATAGTAAGACTCCTGCTTGGGGTTCCAGTTGTAACTGTATTTTTAGTATATAAATGGCGCAGAAGACATTGGTCAATGTACAGTACAATAGAAGACTTTCTGCAATGCAATAACAACTTCATGCCTATAAGGTACTCTTACTCAGAAATTAAGAAGATGACTCGCAAGTTTAATGATAAGTTGGGCGAAGACGGCTTTGGCTCCGTATTTAAAGGAAAGTTACGCAGCGGCCGTTTTGTAGCAATTAAAGTTTTGGGCAAGCCCAAAGCAAATGGCCAAGATTTCATTAGCGAAATAGCTACAATTGGAAGGATTCACCACGCTAATGTGGTGCAACTTGTTGGTTATTGTGTCGACGGATCAAAGCGTGCTTTAGTATATGATTTCATGCCCAATGGCTCTCTTGATAAATACATTTATTCCAAAGAAGGAAGTATCCCCTTAAGTATCAAGAACATGTATGAGATTTCTCTTGGAGTGGCTCAAGGGATCGAATATCTACATCAAGGGTGCGACATGCAAATTCTACATTTTGACATCAAGCCTCATAACATTCTTCTTGATGAGAACTTTAAAGCAAAGATTTCTGACTTTGGGCTTGCAAAATTGTATCCCGTAGATAATAGCATTGTCTCTTTGACGGCAGCAAGAGGGACAATGGGATATATTGCTCCTGAGTTGTTTTACAAAAATATTGGAGGCGTCTCGTACAAGGCTGATGTCTATAGTTTTGGAATGTTGTTAATGGAAATGGCAAGCAGAAGGAAGAATTGGAAAGCAACGGTAGAGCATTCCAGCCAAATCTTCTTCCCGTTGTGGGTATATGATCAATATATTGTGGGAAATGACTTGGAGATGGATAATGTTACAGAGGaggaaaagaaagtaataagaaAGATGGTTATAACTGCCTTGTGGTGTATTCAAATGAAACCAAGTGATCGCCCTTCGATGTCCAAAGTCATCGAAATGCTTGGAGGAAATGTTGAATGTCTGCAAATGCCTCTCAGGCCTTCTCTATGCCCACAAGAAATGCCTGCGACTATGGGTGATATTCAAGACAATAAATTGAACCCAATATGTTCTAACATGGAGCTAACATGTTCATTGTCAGCTAGGTGA